In Mobula hypostoma chromosome 13, sMobHyp1.1, whole genome shotgun sequence, the following are encoded in one genomic region:
- the LOC134355939 gene encoding ubiquinol-cytochrome-c reductase complex assembly factor 2, translating to MAVTRYRRFLRLCEEWPLDHTKKGRDLGTFLRQRVALAFREGENTQIADQEKCDQMYESLARINSAYYKNKYPRLRNTSFTGVTAEECRMVLATDNMKQMEEMKKGMWKKLREKFTGKPDNVTKEYV from the exons ATGGCGGTGACGCGTTACCGGCGGTTCCTCCGGCTCTGTGAGGAATGGCCGCTCGATCACACCAAGAAGGGCCGCGATCTAGGCACCTTTCTGCGGCAGCGGGTGGCGCTGGCCTTCCGGGAGGGCGAGAACACCCAG attgcaGATCAAGAGAAATGTGACCAGATGTATGAAAGTTTAGCTAGAATCAACTCTGCTTATTACAAAAATAAG TACCCTCGTCTCAGAAACACAAGTTTTACTGGTGTGACAGCGGAAGAATGTCGAATGGTTCTTGCAACAG ATAATATGAAACAAATGGAAGAAATGAAGAAAGGTATGTGGAAAAAGCTGCGAGAGAAGTTCACAGGCAAACCAGATAATGTTACCAAGGAATATGTCTAA